The following are encoded together in the Flavobacterium haoranii genome:
- the fbp gene encoding class 1 fructose-bisphosphatase, giving the protein MQERNTTLGEFIIENQKAFQYSTGELSRIINSIRLAAKVVNYKVNKAGLVDIVGAAGEQNIQGEDQQKLDVFANETFIQTLINREIVCGIASEENDDYITVAGADNSHNNKYVVLMDPLDGSSNIDVNVSVGTIFSVFRRITPMGTPVQMEDFLQPGVNQVAAGYVIYGTSTMLVYTTGHGVNGFTLNPAIGTFYLSHPNMQYKEDGTIYSINEGNYVHFPQGVKDYLKYCQKEEGDRPYTSRYIGSLVSDFHRNMIKGGIYIYPTSSKAPKGKLRLLYECNPMAFLAEQAGGKASDGFKRIMEIQPTELHQRVSFFCGSKNMVTKAEEFMENAEK; this is encoded by the coding sequence ATGCAAGAAAGAAACACCACTCTAGGAGAGTTTATCATTGAAAATCAGAAAGCTTTTCAATATTCTACAGGAGAATTATCAAGAATTATCAATTCCATCCGATTAGCTGCAAAAGTGGTTAATTACAAAGTAAATAAAGCGGGTTTAGTTGACATTGTAGGTGCGGCTGGAGAACAGAATATTCAAGGGGAAGATCAACAAAAGCTAGATGTTTTTGCAAATGAAACTTTTATACAAACTTTAATTAATAGAGAAATTGTTTGTGGTATTGCATCTGAAGAAAACGACGATTATATTACAGTTGCTGGTGCCGATAATAGCCATAACAATAAATATGTTGTGTTAATGGATCCTTTAGATGGTTCGTCTAATATTGATGTAAATGTTTCGGTTGGAACTATTTTTTCAGTTTTTAGAAGAATTACGCCCATGGGAACTCCTGTGCAAATGGAAGATTTTTTACAACCAGGTGTTAATCAAGTGGCTGCCGGATATGTTATTTATGGAACTTCAACCATGTTAGTTTATACAACAGGTCACGGTGTAAACGGATTTACACTAAATCCAGCTATCGGAACTTTTTATTTGTCGCACCCAAATATGCAGTATAAAGAAGATGGTACAATTTATTCTATTAATGAAGGGAATTATGTGCATTTTCCTCAAGGTGTGAAAGACTATTTAAAATATTGCCAAAAAGAAGAAGGAGACAGGCCTTATACTTCGCGTTACATTGGAAGTTTAGTTTCCGATTTTCATAGAAACATGATTAAAGGCGGAATTTATATTTATCCTACTAGTTCAAAAGCTCCAAAAGGAAAATTGCGTTTACTTTACGAATGTAATCCTATGGCGTTTTTAGCAGAACAAGCTGGAGGAAAAGCTTCTGATGGTTTTAAAAGAATTATGGAAATTCAACCAACAGAGTTACATCAAAGAGTTTCATTTTTCTGCGGAAGTAAAAATATGGTTACAAAAGCAGAAGAGTTTATGGAAAATGCTGAAAAATAA
- a CDS encoding MarC family protein, translated as MFDWKEIFTISMILFAVIDIVGSIPIIVDLRSKMGHIQSEKATIVAAVIMIAFLFVGEEILKLIGIDANSFAVAGSFVLFFLALEMILGIRLYKEDNPTTASIVPIAFPLIAGAGTMTTILSLRAEYEKINIIVAILINIVLVYLVLKLSGKIEKLLGNNGLGVIRKVFGVILLAIAVKLFAANVKGLFV; from the coding sequence ATGTTTGACTGGAAAGAGATTTTTACTATTAGTATGATTTTATTTGCTGTAATTGATATTGTGGGAAGCATTCCTATCATTGTTGATTTACGCAGTAAAATGGGGCATATACAATCTGAGAAAGCTACAATTGTGGCTGCTGTGATTATGATAGCTTTTCTTTTCGTAGGTGAAGAGATTTTAAAATTAATCGGTATTGATGCTAATTCGTTTGCAGTTGCAGGTTCTTTTGTTTTGTTCTTTTTGGCGTTAGAAATGATTTTAGGCATTCGCCTTTACAAGGAAGACAATCCAACTACCGCTTCTATTGTACCTATAGCTTTTCCACTAATTGCAGGAGCAGGAACCATGACAACTATTCTTTCATTAAGAGCCGAATATGAGAAAATCAACATTATTGTTGCTATTTTAATAAACATTGTATTAGTTTATCTTGTCTTAAAATTATCAGGAAAAATTGAAAAATTATTAGGAAATAATGGATTAGGAGTAATTAGAAAAGTTTTTGGTGTAATACTTTTAGCTATTGCGGTAAAACTTTTTGCCGCTAATGTTAAAGGATTATTTGTTTAA
- a CDS encoding S41 family peptidase, with protein sequence MSNRKIYFPLAMSIAVAIGLLLGNKLSSNQSLTAAQINKNKLNKLIDFIDKEYVDNVNTDSIVDITVDKILENLDPHSVYINKKNIASINESMRGDFVGIGVNFYMYKDTLAVIKSVKNGPSEKAGIKAGDRILYAEKVQLYDKKIPSDSIISNLRGEEGSEVNLTIFRKTSGKKFKVKLTRDRIPLKSVDVALKVSKDVGYIKMNRFSETTYDEFHKALLSLKAQGIKSLILDVRGNGGGYLDMAEDIADDFLKDKELIVKTVNKKGTEDATYATSKGDFETGDLYILIDENSASASEILAGAIQDNDRGTIVGRRSFGKGLVQREMPLGDGSAVRLTVARYYTPSGRSIQKPYGDKADGYFNEFEKRFESGELYEADSIKVADSLKYKTKKGRIVYGGGGIIPDVFVPFEANHGEEATTMIMQSGLVDYFVFEQLDKNRLFFEKLDKEKLKKEIFNNSKYLNNFKNYVSQSGFLMNYKNENKILTYLYAEFVRQLFTEDDYYKIILQEDEMVKKVLSINKK encoded by the coding sequence ATGTCAAATAGAAAAATTTATTTTCCGTTGGCCATGTCAATTGCTGTAGCGATAGGTTTATTGCTTGGAAATAAATTGTCTTCTAACCAAAGTTTAACAGCCGCTCAAATCAATAAAAATAAGCTTAATAAACTGATCGATTTTATTGATAAAGAATATGTAGATAACGTAAATACAGATTCTATTGTTGATATTACAGTAGATAAGATTCTTGAAAATCTCGACCCGCATTCGGTTTACATCAATAAGAAAAATATAGCATCTATTAACGAAAGCATGCGCGGCGATTTTGTAGGAATTGGCGTTAATTTTTATATGTATAAAGATACTTTAGCTGTTATTAAATCGGTTAAAAATGGTCCTTCAGAAAAAGCCGGAATTAAAGCTGGTGATCGCATTTTGTATGCCGAAAAAGTGCAGCTTTACGATAAAAAAATCCCTAGTGATAGTATTATTTCTAATTTAAGAGGTGAAGAAGGTTCTGAAGTAAACCTTACTATTTTTAGAAAAACATCTGGTAAAAAATTCAAGGTAAAATTAACAAGAGATCGCATTCCGCTTAAAAGTGTTGATGTTGCTTTAAAAGTTTCCAAAGATGTGGGTTATATTAAGATGAACCGATTTTCTGAAACAACTTACGATGAATTTCATAAAGCACTTTTAAGTTTAAAAGCTCAAGGAATTAAAAGTTTAATTTTAGATGTTAGAGGCAATGGTGGTGGATATCTTGATATGGCGGAAGATATAGCAGATGACTTCTTAAAAGACAAAGAACTTATCGTTAAAACTGTTAATAAAAAAGGAACAGAAGATGCAACTTACGCTACTTCAAAAGGCGATTTTGAAACAGGTGATTTATATATTTTAATTGACGAAAATTCTGCTTCGGCAAGCGAAATTTTAGCTGGCGCAATTCAAGATAATGATAGAGGAACCATTGTTGGAAGACGTTCTTTTGGGAAGGGATTGGTGCAACGTGAAATGCCGCTTGGCGACGGTTCAGCAGTTCGTTTAACGGTTGCTCGTTACTATACGCCTTCTGGACGTTCTATTCAAAAACCTTACGGAGATAAAGCTGATGGATATTTTAATGAATTTGAAAAGCGTTTTGAAAGTGGCGAATTATATGAAGCAGATAGTATTAAAGTAGCAGATAGTTTAAAATATAAAACAAAGAAAGGAAGAATTGTGTATGGTGGAGGTGGAATTATTCCTGATGTATTTGTTCCTTTTGAAGCAAATCACGGAGAAGAGGCCACTACTATGATCATGCAATCTGGTTTGGTCGATTATTTTGTTTTTGAACAGTTGGATAAAAATCGATTGTTTTTTGAAAAATTAGATAAAGAAAAACTTAAAAAGGAAATATTCAATAATTCTAAGTATTTAAATAATTTTAAAAACTATGTTTCTCAAAGTGGTTTTTTGATGAATTATAAAAATGAGAACAAAATTTTAACGTATTTATACGCCGAATTTGTAAGGCAACTTTTCACCGAAGATGATTATTATAAAATTATTCTGCAAGAAGATGAAATGGTAAAGAAAGTATTATCTATAAATAAAAAATGA
- a CDS encoding T9SS type A sorting domain-containing protein, with the protein MVYNSAGQLVPVELLLPEDHCTVDGITITASGNLLSAAPLNANYNYCYPSAFYSGFGGYWTGLSTTGAITYNFSQPIYNVTVTYVGVNDYDTGTIAINNTGMQLSNLCGLSAVGSLLSCTFPSGTFGDVSLTVSSPNPFTSITLTNTGGQSGWQTGNLCNFIFGSEIQNCDKIYLDFDICYHETQAQTTTYTAFNHSANNVNGGCEPCLINGVPCSASNVSIEPIGPIPYGCIINPNGTVTFPAGTPPFDMHTEGQLYYNLRSIQNPTVVSGPYRLNFGISPKALPHTPNIWINNASSANPSYYVNGSVNVLTDSYVRTSITGDCDSIIAADIGPLNQENKVTLHELTNPQNPYYYLDTFTGEIRYRGQYSSNPSLTIPTLPQRGHQLIYEMCVNHNGVATFCEWAYININYVFANRIANPDNIVKVYPNPSIDGVYTLTFEEKFASAIIEVYNLMGILVHQEEVKSSNETKLYLNALPKGTYVLKTTVNNTTYTSKLIKQ; encoded by the coding sequence ATGGTTTACAATTCGGCAGGTCAACTTGTACCTGTAGAATTACTTTTACCTGAAGATCACTGTACAGTTGATGGCATTACCATTACAGCTAGTGGTAATTTATTATCAGCTGCACCTTTAAATGCTAATTATAACTATTGCTATCCGTCAGCTTTTTATAGTGGTTTTGGAGGATACTGGACTGGACTCTCTACTACTGGGGCTATAACCTATAATTTTAGCCAACCCATATACAATGTTACAGTAACTTATGTGGGAGTTAACGATTATGATACCGGTACAATAGCAATAAATAACACTGGTATGCAATTAAGCAATTTATGTGGTTTAAGTGCAGTAGGAAGCCTATTATCATGTACATTTCCTTCTGGAACTTTTGGAGATGTTTCGCTAACTGTTTCTTCTCCAAATCCTTTTACAAGTATTACCTTAACCAATACAGGAGGACAAAGCGGCTGGCAAACAGGGAACTTGTGTAATTTTATTTTTGGCTCAGAAATTCAAAACTGCGACAAAATTTACTTAGATTTTGATATTTGTTACCACGAAACACAAGCGCAAACCACAACATATACTGCCTTTAATCATAGTGCAAATAATGTTAATGGAGGTTGCGAGCCTTGTTTAATTAATGGTGTTCCATGTTCAGCATCAAATGTAAGTATAGAACCTATAGGTCCCATACCATATGGCTGTATTATTAACCCAAATGGAACCGTAACCTTCCCTGCAGGGACACCACCTTTTGATATGCATACTGAAGGACAACTGTATTACAACTTGCGTTCTATACAAAACCCAACAGTAGTAAGCGGTCCTTACCGCTTAAACTTTGGAATATCACCTAAAGCATTGCCTCATACCCCAAATATTTGGATAAATAATGCAAGTAGTGCCAACCCTAGCTACTATGTAAACGGTAGCGTAAATGTACTAACCGATAGCTATGTAAGAACCAGCATTACAGGTGATTGCGATAGTATCATTGCTGCGGATATTGGACCATTAAATCAAGAAAACAAAGTAACCTTACACGAACTTACCAACCCGCAAAATCCATATTATTATCTTGATACATTTACTGGAGAAATTAGATATCGTGGACAGTACAGTAGTAATCCTAGTTTAACTATCCCTACATTACCGCAGCGTGGTCACCAATTAATATATGAAATGTGTGTGAATCATAATGGAGTGGCTACCTTTTGTGAATGGGCTTATATTAATATTAATTATGTTTTTGCAAATAGAATAGCAAACCCTGATAATATTGTTAAAGTATATCCTAATCCTTCTATTGATGGTGTTTACACCTTAACTTTTGAAGAAAAATTTGCATCGGCAATAATTGAAGTGTATAATTTAATGGGCATCTTAGTACATCAAGAAGAAGTAAAATCATCTAACGAAACAAAACTTTATTTGAATGCTTTACCCAAAGGTACTTATGTATTAAAAACAACCGTTAACAATACAACTTATACCAGTAAACTGATAAAACAATAA
- a CDS encoding tellurite resistance TerB family protein has protein sequence MSISDLFDSGFKNRNKGHFSAIVRVALSDGELTTEEKQFLDKLAIRLEISEHEYQEILENPSKYPINPPVLHVHRLERLYDLARMVYADHVLGPKQKDILTRFALALGFTPSNVQYIVDKALSLLVLNVDLDTFIYEMQHMNR, from the coding sequence ATGTCAATTTCAGATTTATTTGATAGCGGGTTTAAAAATCGTAATAAAGGTCATTTCTCTGCCATTGTTAGAGTTGCACTTTCTGACGGTGAATTAACTACTGAAGAAAAACAATTCTTAGACAAATTGGCTATTCGTTTAGAAATTTCGGAACACGAATACCAAGAAATCTTAGAGAACCCTTCTAAATATCCTATTAATCCTCCTGTACTTCATGTTCACCGATTAGAGCGTTTATATGATTTAGCAAGAATGGTTTATGCCGATCACGTTTTAGGACCAAAACAAAAAGATATTTTAACGCGTTTTGCGTTAGCATTAGGCTTTACACCAAGTAATGTTCAATATATTGTAGATAAAGCTTTGTCGCTTTTAGTTTTAAATGTAGATTTAGATACTTTTATTTACGAAATGCAACACATGAATAGATAA
- a CDS encoding aspartate kinase produces MKIFKFGGASVKDANGVKNVASVLEQVGFENTLIVVSAMGKTTNALEVVIKNYFEKSSELNASLQEVRKYHNQIMMELFDNEDHEVFFEVTALFDDLEYFVRSNKSPNYSFVYDQVIGFGELVSTTIVSFYLKEVNIHNTWLDVRNLIKTDNNYRDGNVDWEKTQDLIVKTIDKKSLTITQGFLGSDDNNFTTTLGREGSDYTAAIFAYCLGAESVTIWKDVPGVLNADPRYFENAVLLNQISYREAIELAFYGASVIHPKTLQPLQRKEIPLFVKSFINPLLPGTSVSKGADLEPHTSCFIVKKSQLLLSLSSLDFSFMMEENISEIFALFHKYKIKVNLIQNSAISFSVCIEDKYDNFNELSKLLAKKFKVSFNENVSLYTIRHFDDKSTEVVETNKTVLLKQISRETLQIVTKE; encoded by the coding sequence ATGAAAATTTTCAAATTTGGTGGTGCATCGGTTAAAGATGCAAATGGCGTAAAAAACGTAGCCTCTGTATTAGAACAAGTAGGCTTTGAAAACACTTTAATTGTAGTTTCTGCAATGGGAAAAACTACAAATGCTTTAGAAGTTGTAATAAAGAACTACTTTGAAAAGTCTAGTGAGTTAAATGCATCATTACAAGAAGTACGAAAGTACCACAACCAAATTATGATGGAGTTATTTGATAACGAAGATCATGAAGTATTTTTTGAGGTTACAGCGTTATTTGATGATTTAGAATATTTTGTTAGAAGTAATAAATCTCCAAATTACAGTTTCGTTTACGATCAAGTAATTGGTTTTGGAGAATTAGTTTCTACAACTATTGTAAGTTTCTATTTAAAGGAAGTAAACATTCACAACACTTGGTTAGATGTTAGAAATTTAATTAAAACAGATAACAACTATCGTGATGGAAATGTGGATTGGGAAAAAACTCAAGATTTAATCGTTAAAACAATCGACAAAAAATCGTTAACCATTACACAAGGATTTTTAGGTTCAGATGACAACAACTTTACTACTACTTTAGGTCGTGAAGGTTCCGATTATACTGCCGCTATTTTTGCTTACTGCTTAGGAGCAGAAAGTGTTACGATTTGGAAAGATGTACCAGGAGTTTTAAATGCTGATCCAAGATATTTTGAAAATGCCGTTTTACTAAATCAAATTTCTTATAGAGAAGCCATTGAGTTAGCATTTTACGGTGCAAGTGTAATTCACCCAAAAACGTTACAACCGTTACAAAGAAAAGAAATTCCATTATTTGTTAAATCATTTATAAATCCGCTTTTACCTGGAACTTCAGTTTCTAAAGGAGCCGATTTAGAACCACATACTTCTTGTTTTATTGTAAAGAAAAGCCAACTTTTACTTTCATTATCTTCGTTAGATTTCTCTTTTATGATGGAAGAAAATATTAGTGAAATTTTTGCCTTATTCCACAAGTACAAAATTAAAGTGAATCTAATTCAAAACTCGGCAATTAGCTTCTCAGTTTGTATTGAAGATAAATACGACAACTTTAATGAACTAAGTAAATTATTAGCAAAGAAATTTAAAGTTTCATTTAACGAAAATGTATCTTTATACACCATTCGCCATTTCGATGATAAATCAACAGAAGTTGTAGAAACCAACAAAACGGTTTTACTAAAACAAATTTCTAGAGAAACACTACAGATTGTTACAAAAGAATAA
- a CDS encoding FAD-dependent oxidoreductase, producing MFDVIIIGAGVSGVSCALILGSAKERPYALNKKIGIITHQKASSLQTAVFNNAYGIPAGKLGSELLEESLAHLSSTYPQVEQIEKEKVISIEDDKTFYKIITNKNVFESKIVVVAIGAGNPMTIEGLEDFVVPHQKVPAIKNRIQLKNNDHLVKDGLYVAGVLAGHRSQLSIAAGSGAAVATDILSLWNDGNHTMVHDAINK from the coding sequence ATGTTTGATGTAATAATTATTGGAGCAGGTGTTTCAGGTGTATCGTGTGCCCTTATTTTAGGTTCAGCTAAAGAAAGGCCATATGCATTAAATAAAAAAATTGGGATTATTACCCACCAAAAAGCGTCTTCTTTACAAACCGCTGTTTTTAATAATGCATACGGAATTCCCGCTGGAAAATTAGGCAGTGAACTACTTGAAGAAAGTTTAGCGCATTTAAGTTCTACTTATCCTCAAGTAGAACAAATTGAAAAAGAGAAAGTAATTTCAATTGAAGATGATAAAACATTTTACAAAATCATCACAAATAAAAACGTTTTCGAATCTAAGATTGTAGTAGTTGCAATTGGTGCTGGAAATCCAATGACAATTGAAGGTTTAGAAGATTTTGTGGTGCCACATCAAAAAGTTCCTGCCATAAAAAACAGAATTCAGTTAAAAAACAACGACCACTTAGTTAAAGATGGATTGTATGTTGCTGGTGTTTTAGCTGGACATAGGAGCCAATTAAGTATTGCTGCTGGAAGCGGTGCTGCTGTTGCAACTGATATTTTGAGCCTTTGGAACGACGGGAATCATACTATGGTACACGATGCAATAAATAAATAA
- a CDS encoding DUF3109 family protein, which produces MFQLDKTIISEEIFEKEFVCNLNACHGACCVDGDAGAPLDEEEIKIMAEIYPKVKPFLRPEGVKAIEEQGTHVVSDFGELETPLIDGKDCAYVIFDGKTALCGIEQAYNQGLVDWKKPVSCHLYPIRVKEYSDFAAVNYHKWHICSDACALGEELSVPVYKFVKEALIRKFGQQWYDELERVAEELK; this is translated from the coding sequence ATGTTTCAGCTAGATAAAACTATAATTTCTGAGGAAATTTTTGAAAAAGAGTTTGTTTGTAATTTAAATGCGTGTCATGGTGCTTGTTGTGTAGATGGCGATGCTGGTGCGCCTTTAGATGAAGAAGAAATAAAAATCATGGCTGAAATTTATCCAAAAGTAAAACCATTTCTTCGACCCGAAGGCGTAAAAGCTATTGAAGAACAAGGAACGCATGTAGTTTCCGATTTTGGAGAATTAGAAACACCACTTATTGACGGAAAAGATTGTGCATATGTAATTTTCGATGGAAAAACAGCGTTATGCGGCATTGAACAAGCTTATAATCAAGGTTTGGTAGATTGGAAAAAACCAGTTTCGTGTCATTTGTACCCCATTCGTGTTAAAGAATATTCCGATTTTGCAGCGGTTAATTATCATAAATGGCATATTTGTTCCGATGCTTGTGCTTTAGGGGAAGAATTAAGTGTGCCAGTTTACAAATTTGTAAAGGAAGCTTTAATTAGAAAATTTGGTCAACAATGGTATGACGAATTAGAAAGAGTTGCCGAAGAATTAAAATGA
- a CDS encoding HupE/UreJ family protein: protein MSQFWLYFKIGLNHVLDIHAYDHVLFLIALMVPYAFKDWKRIFVLVTLFTLGHTLSLFLAVFGVVNINPVYIEFLIPITILVTAIFHLFTAGKNSKTESISFVSIVTLFFGIIHGLGFSNYFKAILPGNATDKMLPLLEFALGIEAAQIIVVICVLILSYIVQTFFRFSKRDWALVMSSFIIGVVLPMIIESEIWNR, encoded by the coding sequence ATGTCTCAATTTTGGCTCTACTTTAAGATAGGACTTAACCATGTACTCGATATACATGCATATGATCATGTTTTGTTTTTAATTGCATTAATGGTTCCTTATGCGTTTAAAGATTGGAAAAGAATTTTTGTTCTTGTGACTCTTTTTACATTAGGACATACACTTTCTTTATTTTTAGCAGTTTTTGGTGTGGTAAATATTAATCCTGTTTACATAGAGTTTTTAATTCCAATAACTATTTTGGTTACGGCTATATTCCATTTATTTACTGCTGGGAAAAATTCAAAAACAGAAAGTATCAGTTTTGTTTCTATTGTAACTTTGTTTTTCGGAATTATTCACGGATTAGGATTCTCAAATTATTTTAAAGCTATTTTACCTGGAAATGCGACCGATAAAATGTTACCTTTATTAGAATTTGCATTAGGAATTGAAGCTGCCCAAATTATAGTAGTGATTTGTGTACTTATTTTAAGTTACATTGTGCAAACATTTTTTAGATTTTCAAAAAGAGATTGGGCGTTGGTTATGTCATCTTTCATAATTGGTGTAGTTTTGCCAATGATTATTGAAAGTGAAATTTGGAACAGATAA
- a CDS encoding T9SS type A sorting domain-containing protein encodes MKKFIFLIVFLLSCYSNAQIINFPDPVFKAVLLQSSTSNPICGGIKIDANNDGEIEISEAEAIYIMQIPSGNITDITGIEYFVNLVTCGFPSNQVTHADFTHSPNLQTLSVANNQLQSLNVSGLNQLYFINCGGNPLTSVNFSSLPALDTCICSYLDVTELDFSNNPVFRRLACNDNINMVTVKINNGYPHVASNTIYNSCWDNTPNLTYVCVDSFEQTAMEDYLYNSCGLTNVIVTDNCAMSNESFTTNNITIAPNPSNGVFTLSFTTSLENATIEVYNLLGQEVYNSKLNNLDTYNLDLSGFASGTYLLKLKNSNYSLEKIIIKK; translated from the coding sequence ATGAAAAAGTTTATTTTTTTAATAGTTTTTTTACTAAGTTGTTATAGTAATGCTCAAATTATTAATTTTCCTGACCCTGTTTTTAAAGCCGTTCTGCTACAATCTTCGACTTCAAACCCTATTTGTGGAGGAATTAAAATAGATGCTAATAATGATGGCGAAATAGAAATAAGCGAAGCTGAAGCTATTTATATTATGCAAATACCATCAGGAAATATTACGGATATAACGGGTATCGAATATTTTGTAAATTTAGTCACCTGTGGTTTCCCTAGTAATCAGGTCACCCATGCTGATTTTACACATTCACCCAATTTACAAACGCTAAGTGTTGCTAACAATCAACTGCAAAGCTTAAATGTAAGTGGTTTAAACCAGTTATATTTTATAAATTGTGGGGGTAACCCATTAACGAGTGTAAATTTTTCGAGTTTACCAGCTTTAGACACTTGTATATGTAGTTATTTAGATGTAACCGAGTTAGATTTTTCTAACAACCCTGTTTTTAGAAGATTAGCTTGTAATGACAATATCAATATGGTAACTGTAAAAATAAATAATGGGTATCCGCATGTGGCGTCTAATACTATTTATAACAGTTGCTGGGATAACACTCCTAATTTAACGTATGTATGCGTCGATAGTTTTGAGCAAACCGCTATGGAAGATTATTTGTACAACAGTTGCGGGTTAACCAATGTAATTGTTACAGATAATTGCGCTATGAGTAATGAAAGTTTTACTACAAACAACATTACAATAGCCCCTAATCCATCGAATGGTGTTTTCACACTTAGTTTTACTACTAGTTTAGAAAATGCGACAATTGAAGTATATAATTTATTAGGTCAAGAGGTTTATAATTCTAAACTAAATAATTTAGACACCTATAATTTAGATTTGAGTGGTTTTGCAAGTGGTACTTATTTGTTAAAACTAAAAAATTCAAATTATTCACTAGAAAAAATTATTATCAAAAAATAA
- a CDS encoding GNAT family N-acetyltransferase, with the protein MIIRKGEKKDIPSILALIKELAVFEKEPDAVVITEKDLEEDGFKENPLFKTFVAEVEGEVIGIALYYYRYSTWKGKTIHLEDLIVKESKRGTGAGFALYKKIIAQGKLDGVRRIEWNVLDWNTPAIEFYQKSGAKVLDDWRVVQMDEKGIDEFLNINN; encoded by the coding sequence ATGATTATACGAAAAGGAGAAAAAAAAGATATTCCATCAATACTTGCCTTAATAAAAGAGTTAGCAGTTTTTGAAAAAGAACCTGATGCGGTCGTGATTACCGAAAAAGATTTGGAAGAAGATGGTTTTAAAGAAAATCCTTTATTTAAAACATTTGTTGCAGAAGTTGAAGGCGAAGTTATTGGCATTGCTCTTTACTATTACAGATATTCTACTTGGAAAGGCAAAACCATACATTTAGAAGATTTAATTGTAAAAGAATCGAAAAGAGGAACAGGAGCCGGATTTGCTTTGTATAAAAAAATTATAGCACAAGGTAAATTAGACGGAGTACGAAGAATTGAATGGAATGTTCTAGATTGGAATACTCCCGCTATAGAATTTTACCAAAAAAGTGGCGCTAAAGTATTAGACGATTGGCGTGTAGTTCAAATGGACGAAAAAGGAATTGATGAATTTTTAAATATAAACAATTGA
- a CDS encoding carboxypeptidase-like regulatory domain-containing protein gives MRIIFVLLFFQIFSYSQQLGGIVKDSSNIPVSFANIQILDKSTFKSAFFSKTDEDGNFLIDCKNVKFPAILKITHLSYEKKELEINDCNYIKVILKEKITDLKEVVIEQNTFDIVEKNDTLKYDLKKY, from the coding sequence ATGAGAATTATTTTTGTTTTATTGTTTTTTCAAATATTTTCATATAGCCAACAATTGGGAGGAATTGTAAAAGATAGTTCTAACATTCCTGTTTCTTTTGCAAATATCCAAATACTTGACAAAAGCACTTTTAAGAGTGCTTTTTTTTCTAAAACTGATGAGGATGGTAATTTTTTAATTGACTGTAAAAATGTAAAATTCCCTGCCATTCTAAAGATCACGCATTTATCTTATGAAAAAAAGGAATTAGAAATAAATGACTGTAATTACATAAAGGTTATATTAAAAGAAAAAATAACCGATCTTAAAGAAGTTGTTATTGAACAAAATACTTTCGATATTGTAGAAAAAAATGACACTTTAAAATATGATTTAAAAAAATATTAA
- a CDS encoding deoxycytidylate deaminase: MSGKKAKYDKAYLRIAKEWGQLSYCKRKQVGAIIVKDRMIISDGYNGTPSGFENCCEDDAGLTKWYVLHAEANAISKVARSTQSCEGATLYITLSPCKDCSKLIHQSGIKRVVYHEEYKDCSGIDFLKKAGVEVELIDDLK, from the coding sequence ATGTCAGGAAAAAAAGCAAAATACGATAAAGCTTATTTAAGAATTGCTAAAGAATGGGGGCAATTATCTTATTGTAAGAGAAAACAAGTTGGCGCAATTATTGTTAAAGATAGAATGATAATATCTGATGGTTACAATGGAACACCATCGGGTTTTGAAAATTGTTGCGAAGATGATGCAGGACTAACAAAATGGTATGTTTTACATGCTGAAGCTAATGCTATTTCCAAAGTTGCACGTTCTACACAATCTTGTGAAGGTGCAACACTTTATATTACACTTTCACCTTGTAAAGATTGTAGTAAATTAATACATCAATCAGGAATCAAGCGCGTGGTTTATCACGAAGAATACAAAGATTGTTCGGGCATCGATTTTCTTAAAAAAGCAGGAGTTGAAGTAGAATTAATTGATGACTTAAAATAA